In Thalassoglobus sp. JC818, a single window of DNA contains:
- a CDS encoding protein kinase gives MDETTIVIKALSLESGLERHDFLSQACSTDAFREQIEEALTKIEVLESLATPTESERDVDISELTFFNQSLHADSIGRVDHYEILRVLRANQQTLMMLGFDSTLDRVVLIKSLTRESQSDNEVRNEFLATRSTLATLSSSYLAQVVGGGEQNDVPYVVIEAVRGTTLNNYLAVAGQLDADQAFRIANQITMALCDLHGSGMLLGPVNVSEIFVDELGKTAKISGLPFPRLATGTQFVHEWLTSQSQLGEPPEIRNGGSPDVRSDLYRLGQIFQELRSKLADKASTDSAKKTASLENIHQPQDFAEWFGDVTNVLLEQDPEDRFQSATDLLQVFAAHEPKQVVETASFRTLMRPTQPKTYLKRAFVAFLVFTLGFGVYSVFGMVFLQRFNPLGPWMPYFRNAGLLAVDTGNPEMVFTVQLPRRTVSRQGSFQAHLPAGHYNLTGFLDNRPVYCTQVLLEGNVRTRVVVEESDRFMPWSNHEEIPLESDPDLFAAMWILEQGGKVQFRETASSNSLDASNITDLPTNGGFLLSAKIEHFPEEDLLELVQSLSMCSRLQSIHIANSRVTGSIISALGEIRTLRQLELANVVETSFEQVSELKSLVLLNQFSLNYSPNSLDFVKVMSELPNLESLSIVDCPLHDEDLAAISGCEELTTLTLSSRFLTPACVDHFAVLPNLKSLQLESPQLTDQLWKKVAVNQKFQSIGVSGIKNEAVNSFEGQSIGSLRELKSLTSLRIRGVNFDESSFRELVGLKQVRSLTLDECRLENIKLEEFAEMTNLSELIIDDSVVESEAVTSLKPKMPHCMISYNNNSKVTL, from the coding sequence ATGGACGAAACAACGATTGTCATTAAAGCTCTCAGCTTGGAGAGCGGCTTGGAACGCCACGATTTTCTCAGCCAAGCTTGTTCCACAGATGCGTTTCGAGAACAGATCGAAGAAGCCCTTACGAAAATTGAAGTGCTCGAATCGCTCGCAACTCCGACCGAATCGGAGAGAGATGTCGACATTTCTGAGTTGACGTTTTTCAATCAGAGTCTGCATGCCGATTCAATTGGACGAGTCGATCACTACGAAATTCTTCGAGTCCTGCGGGCGAATCAGCAAACACTGATGATGCTGGGGTTTGATTCGACACTCGATCGCGTTGTACTGATCAAATCGTTGACACGTGAATCGCAGAGTGACAATGAAGTTCGGAATGAGTTCCTGGCGACTCGGTCGACTTTGGCAACGCTTTCCAGTTCCTATCTCGCACAAGTCGTCGGTGGTGGTGAGCAGAATGACGTTCCGTACGTGGTGATTGAAGCGGTTCGCGGAACGACTCTGAACAATTATCTGGCTGTCGCAGGGCAACTTGATGCAGATCAAGCATTTCGGATCGCAAATCAGATCACGATGGCTTTGTGCGATCTTCATGGAAGTGGAATGCTTCTCGGTCCCGTCAATGTCAGCGAGATTTTTGTAGATGAGTTGGGAAAGACGGCGAAAATCTCCGGCCTCCCATTCCCTCGCCTCGCTACCGGAACTCAGTTCGTCCACGAATGGTTGACGTCTCAATCGCAACTTGGCGAACCGCCTGAAATCAGAAATGGAGGTTCACCGGATGTTCGATCTGATCTTTATCGCTTGGGACAGATCTTTCAGGAACTCCGGTCCAAACTCGCTGACAAAGCGTCGACAGATTCTGCAAAGAAAACGGCATCCCTTGAGAACATTCATCAGCCTCAGGACTTTGCAGAGTGGTTTGGCGATGTGACCAACGTGCTTCTGGAACAAGATCCTGAGGATCGGTTTCAGTCAGCGACCGATTTGCTTCAAGTTTTTGCAGCACATGAGCCAAAGCAAGTCGTCGAAACCGCGTCGTTTCGCACATTGATGCGACCAACTCAGCCCAAGACCTATCTAAAACGAGCGTTTGTTGCTTTCCTCGTCTTCACGCTCGGTTTTGGTGTCTATTCAGTCTTTGGAATGGTCTTTCTCCAGCGATTCAATCCGCTCGGTCCGTGGATGCCTTACTTCCGAAATGCGGGACTACTCGCTGTTGATACTGGAAATCCAGAGATGGTGTTCACAGTTCAACTCCCTCGAAGAACGGTTTCGAGACAGGGAAGCTTTCAAGCTCATCTGCCGGCAGGACACTACAATTTGACCGGCTTTCTGGATAATCGCCCTGTCTATTGCACACAAGTCTTGCTCGAAGGAAACGTTCGGACCAGAGTCGTTGTCGAGGAGTCAGACCGTTTTATGCCCTGGTCGAATCACGAGGAAATCCCTCTCGAAAGTGATCCCGACTTGTTTGCAGCGATGTGGATTTTGGAGCAAGGAGGAAAAGTTCAGTTTCGAGAAACTGCATCTTCAAACAGTCTGGACGCTTCAAATATTACTGACCTCCCGACGAATGGCGGCTTTTTACTCTCAGCAAAGATTGAGCACTTTCCAGAAGAAGATCTGCTCGAACTCGTTCAATCTTTGTCCATGTGTTCGCGTCTTCAGTCAATTCACATCGCGAACTCACGGGTGACCGGATCGATTATTTCCGCACTCGGTGAAATTCGCACTTTGCGACAATTAGAACTGGCGAATGTTGTCGAGACCTCGTTCGAGCAAGTCTCTGAACTAAAGTCCCTTGTGCTTCTGAATCAGTTCTCTCTGAATTACAGTCCAAACAGTTTGGACTTCGTCAAAGTCATGAGCGAACTTCCGAATCTCGAGTCGTTGTCAATCGTCGATTGTCCACTCCATGACGAGGACTTAGCAGCTATTTCTGGATGTGAAGAACTGACCACTCTCACACTCTCCTCACGATTCCTGACACCTGCGTGTGTCGACCATTTTGCAGTGTTGCCCAACTTGAAGTCACTTCAGCTTGAGTCTCCGCAACTGACCGATCAACTGTGGAAAAAGGTCGCTGTGAATCAGAAATTTCAGTCAATCGGTGTCAGCGGAATCAAGAACGAGGCAGTCAACTCGTTCGAAGGACAAAGCATTGGTTCATTGCGAGAGCTAAAGTCCCTGACATCTCTCCGAATTCGCGGCGTCAATTTTGATGAGTCATCGTTTCGAGAACTCGTTGGTCTCAAACAAGTGCGAAGTCTAACGCTTGATGAGTGCCGACTAGAAAATATCAAGCTTGAAGAGTTCGCCGAGATGACGAACCTCAGTGAATTGATCATCGACGATTCCGTTGTTGAATCAGAAGCAGTGACTTCTCTCAAACCCAAAATGCCGCATTGCATGATTTCTTATAATAACAACTCAAAAGTCACACTCTGA
- a CDS encoding type III secretion system chaperone, with the protein MSTLECEQSMKSVLTQYGEEVGLGTPISDEDNVFTLEVDTGHLINFLQHPHTEEIIMWMLIGSVPKDGRDHFLTRVLEANLFLSTTDDLSLSLMPDGESIVLARMTDLEQFTPEVTHQVIHDFLDFTHRFDRWVRDETDCLEAETVVEDIEESGLRV; encoded by the coding sequence ATGTCTACTCTCGAATGTGAACAATCAATGAAGTCGGTGCTCACCCAGTATGGTGAGGAAGTGGGTCTCGGCACCCCAATTTCAGATGAAGACAATGTTTTTACGCTCGAGGTGGATACGGGCCATCTCATCAATTTTCTGCAACATCCGCACACTGAGGAAATCATTATGTGGATGCTGATCGGAAGTGTTCCTAAAGACGGACGAGACCACTTTCTGACGCGAGTTCTCGAAGCCAATTTGTTCTTGAGCACCACCGATGATCTCTCTCTCAGTCTGATGCCGGACGGAGAATCGATTGTACTCGCGAGAATGACCGATCTTGAACAGTTTACGCCAGAAGTCACTCACCAGGTGATTCACGATTTTCTTGACTTCACGCATCGATTCGATCGGTGGGTTCGTGACGAAACAGATTGCCTCGAGGCTGAAACTGTAGTCGAAGACATTGAAGAAAGCGGACTCCGCGTTTAA
- a CDS encoding serine/threonine-protein kinase, which yields MKSNQSSVDEIEIFCRAILIPAGTVQASYIESECGGDDRLQKSIEDLIRVHNSIQVNQLQFADDDSYTDRDDEEGRTETFLHQLLQPSQYPSSLGCLDEYEILQVVATGGTSIVVEGLDSRLKRIVAIKILDPALSRFRKVRERFRREAKLLATIDHPSVTKIFASGEHRHCPYLVMEFVVGQSLEDRIRQHGAVGIEECLEICAEVADGIHAIHKCGLLHRDVKPANILLRSSDQRPKIADFGIARDADDHQLTHTGEVTGTPEFMSPEQARGERIDEKSDLFSFGTLIYSMLTGHSPFEADTPLGAMRRVCDEDVPNLRKVDRQVPVPLANLVHHLLEKSPTRRPNSIEEVRTQLQDCLNSLRSGELGRWEKRWKNRRLLKGFAIACCLALLVVTLIPPQANSPFIVGLLWDNVVGAPRIRIRGLEEDSHLVLTHVPYPGAPSPPTTGDIDVTGDTNLSLYPGDYLVKVMKDQKPVRTQRISLNPWDRRDYVFDEESDALYPE from the coding sequence ATGAAAAGCAATCAAAGTTCCGTTGACGAGATTGAGATCTTCTGTCGAGCAATCTTGATTCCGGCGGGGACTGTTCAGGCAAGCTATATCGAATCCGAATGCGGCGGCGATGATCGACTTCAGAAATCGATTGAAGACCTGATTCGAGTTCACAACTCCATTCAAGTCAATCAGCTTCAATTCGCAGACGACGATTCATACACAGATCGTGATGATGAAGAGGGGCGAACGGAAACTTTCCTCCATCAACTTCTGCAGCCGTCCCAATATCCTTCCAGCCTTGGTTGCCTCGATGAATATGAAATCCTGCAGGTCGTCGCCACTGGCGGAACCAGTATCGTTGTCGAAGGACTCGATTCACGCTTGAAGCGAATTGTCGCGATTAAGATTCTCGACCCGGCACTAAGTCGATTTCGAAAAGTTCGTGAGCGATTTCGCAGAGAAGCGAAGTTGCTAGCCACGATCGACCATCCCAGTGTTACGAAGATTTTCGCATCAGGTGAGCATCGCCACTGCCCTTACCTTGTCATGGAATTCGTTGTCGGTCAGTCGTTGGAAGATCGAATTCGGCAACATGGGGCTGTCGGAATCGAAGAGTGTTTAGAGATTTGTGCCGAGGTTGCTGACGGAATCCATGCGATTCACAAGTGCGGCCTTTTGCACCGCGATGTAAAGCCTGCCAACATTCTGCTCCGTTCAAGTGATCAACGGCCGAAAATCGCGGATTTCGGAATTGCCAGAGACGCTGATGATCATCAGCTAACACATACCGGAGAAGTGACAGGGACGCCGGAATTCATGTCGCCTGAGCAGGCGCGCGGAGAGCGGATTGATGAAAAGTCTGACCTGTTCAGCTTTGGGACGCTCATCTATTCGATGTTGACGGGGCATTCTCCATTTGAGGCGGATACTCCACTCGGAGCCATGCGTCGAGTCTGTGACGAAGACGTTCCAAACCTCCGCAAAGTTGATCGTCAGGTTCCCGTACCGCTGGCCAATCTTGTCCATCATCTCTTGGAAAAGTCACCAACTCGACGGCCGAATTCTATCGAAGAAGTTCGGACGCAATTGCAGGATTGCCTCAATTCCTTACGTTCGGGTGAACTTGGACGTTGGGAAAAGCGATGGAAGAATCGACGGCTCCTGAAGGGATTTGCGATAGCGTGTTGTCTGGCTTTGCTGGTTGTGACGTTAATTCCACCTCAAGCGAATTCCCCTTTCATCGTTGGACTGCTCTGGGACAATGTCGTTGGCGCGCCTCGAATTCGTATTCGCGGGCTGGAAGAAGATTCGCACCTTGTCTTGACGCATGTTCCTTATCCAGGCGCACCATCACCGCCGACCACGGGTGATATTGACGTGACTGGTGATACGAACCTGTCACTCTATCCAGGTGATTATCTTGTCAAAGTGATGAAGGATCAGAAACCAGTCCGGACTCAGAGGATCTCACTGAATCCGTGGGACCGCCGAGACTACGTGTTTGATGAAGAGTCGGACGCACTCTATCCCGAATAG
- a CDS encoding SMI1/KNR4 family protein, with translation MGNIRINSSKAPSIQSIEAVEIYFATELPDSYRKFIMQHDGARPETCVFRADNGEIATGVNQFIPIKDVLGERSNVASILSRSFPIADDGCGNYVTMDIDSSRVDFWDHESNLIKTVAETFTDFLNGLVPFKVKLHPGQVKRVWIDPAFLEELEAIKKKEQ, from the coding sequence ATGGGAAACATCCGAATCAATTCATCCAAAGCACCTTCAATCCAATCCATCGAGGCAGTCGAGATCTATTTCGCCACCGAACTACCCGATTCCTATCGGAAGTTCATCATGCAACATGATGGGGCAAGACCGGAAACATGTGTGTTCCGGGCCGACAATGGGGAAATAGCAACTGGAGTCAATCAGTTCATCCCAATCAAAGATGTCCTTGGCGAACGGAGTAACGTCGCAAGTATTCTAAGTCGATCTTTTCCAATCGCTGACGATGGGTGTGGCAATTACGTCACAATGGATATCGACTCGAGCCGAGTCGACTTTTGGGATCACGAAAGTAACCTGATCAAAACAGTTGCCGAAACGTTTACGGATTTCCTCAACGGCTTAGTGCCGTTCAAAGTAAAGCTTCATCCGGGACAAGTGAAGCGTGTTTGGATCGACCCCGCTTTTCTTGAAGAGTTAGAGGCGATCAAGAAGAAAGAACAGTAG
- a CDS encoding YrhK family protein: MSMSNTSSLDTIRLPSATDLASDNNVELDTDRSDNQVSARTRASIGSLTTKERSESLAASEESNRWENAGLVSLFLGAACFIVGLILTTYALPLIISASVLFLISAALLAKAHYVDKANDPAFTSKDLHNGYMQGGTKFQLSMNQIARDAQSGIAVLDTLCDGGSVAELRTQIHEQPKHEMDGQRLEHYQLVRPRRFIHLEVSGRDQSVLLAVHEAVLLQGVCERRNIAPDMRLNQEIDEIKKSRYSEIIFESSENSDTETQLIDRSELNFSSPTASEKSDITSFTSPQLNARPFSPSNLRTLHKFAPTQLPFSPRESDEFESGDSTKNSYDSEQSVGSLILDHDDLTDLRLDFMSGNHLQNVCAQIRECTFDVVVDADSFSGTSVGELRTQLDDYIDRSSGSTGFGQKYAKFDRLLNGPAFENDDEDPRPLMKTVLKVFALQKLCGEKGLGLDRQKLSDARLLEEYQAIQSSGFEELIMLGPSQNETDKSRDFAPMRSESETWD, encoded by the coding sequence ATGTCCATGAGTAACACCTCATCCCTCGACACGATTCGACTCCCCTCAGCGACAGATCTTGCGAGCGATAACAATGTCGAACTTGATACTGATCGGTCGGACAACCAGGTCTCAGCGCGCACACGTGCATCAATTGGCAGTTTGACGACCAAGGAACGCAGCGAATCTCTTGCAGCCTCCGAAGAATCGAATCGATGGGAAAACGCCGGGCTCGTATCGCTGTTCTTGGGAGCTGCCTGCTTCATTGTAGGTCTCATTCTGACAACGTACGCACTTCCGCTAATCATCTCAGCATCAGTCCTCTTCTTGATCAGCGCAGCACTCTTGGCCAAAGCTCACTACGTCGATAAAGCCAATGATCCTGCGTTCACATCGAAGGATTTACATAACGGCTACATGCAAGGCGGGACAAAATTTCAATTGTCGATGAATCAAATCGCTCGTGATGCACAATCCGGAATTGCTGTTCTCGACACCTTGTGTGACGGCGGTTCTGTCGCTGAACTCCGAACACAGATTCATGAACAACCTAAACACGAAATGGATGGTCAACGGCTTGAACATTATCAACTCGTCCGTCCGCGAAGGTTCATCCATCTAGAGGTTTCAGGCCGGGACCAGTCAGTCCTGCTCGCCGTGCACGAAGCGGTCTTGCTTCAGGGTGTTTGCGAGCGTCGGAACATTGCACCAGACATGAGATTGAATCAGGAAATTGACGAGATTAAGAAAAGCCGCTATTCCGAGATCATTTTCGAGTCCAGCGAAAACTCAGATACAGAGACGCAGCTCATCGACCGGAGCGAGTTGAATTTCTCTTCCCCGACTGCAAGCGAAAAGTCAGACATAACTTCGTTTACGAGTCCACAGTTAAATGCCCGCCCTTTTTCACCAAGCAATTTGCGAACACTCCATAAGTTTGCCCCTACACAGTTACCTTTCAGCCCGAGAGAATCTGACGAATTCGAATCCGGCGACTCGACAAAAAATTCGTATGACAGTGAACAGTCCGTCGGCTCGCTAATTCTCGACCACGATGACCTGACGGATCTCAGATTAGATTTCATGTCCGGGAATCATTTGCAGAACGTATGTGCACAGATTCGTGAATGCACGTTCGATGTCGTGGTCGATGCGGACAGTTTTTCCGGAACTTCCGTGGGCGAACTACGAACGCAGCTCGATGACTACATAGATCGAAGTTCCGGCAGCACAGGTTTCGGTCAGAAGTACGCAAAGTTTGATCGACTGCTCAACGGTCCAGCCTTCGAAAATGATGATGAAGACCCACGACCTCTAATGAAGACAGTCCTTAAGGTCTTTGCGCTTCAAAAACTCTGTGGAGAAAAAGGGCTCGGATTGGATCGTCAGAAACTGTCCGATGCCAGATTGCTTGAAGAGTACCAAGCAATTCAATCGTCTGGCTTTGAAGAGCTCATCATGTTGGGACCGTCACAGAACGAAACTGACAAGTCCAGAGATTTTGCTCCCATGAGGTCTGAGTCGGAGACTTGGGATTAG
- a CDS encoding type III secretion system chaperone → MASFHETISEVGKVLGVPGFALDADGIGTLEVDELVNVTISYDEVTEAAVFHNELGEIAERDLPKVQSLLLEANVMWSGTGGATFGVVPASRKVILAYQELTCHLDSEAVIGLIVSFRSLAEFWMRAIQEEAFAGVVEESPDPDDQLTLRV, encoded by the coding sequence TTGGCTAGTTTTCATGAAACAATCAGCGAGGTCGGAAAGGTCTTGGGAGTTCCCGGATTCGCATTGGACGCGGATGGTATTGGAACTCTTGAGGTGGATGAACTCGTCAATGTCACCATCTCCTATGACGAAGTCACCGAAGCTGCGGTCTTTCACAATGAACTCGGAGAAATCGCTGAGCGAGATCTTCCTAAAGTGCAAAGTTTGCTACTCGAAGCAAATGTGATGTGGTCCGGAACCGGTGGGGCGACGTTTGGTGTCGTCCCTGCAAGTCGCAAAGTGATTCTCGCTTATCAGGAACTAACGTGTCATCTGGATTCAGAGGCGGTGATTGGCCTGATCGTAAGTTTTCGATCTCTCGCCGAATTTTGGATGCGTGCCATTCAAGAGGAAGCCTTCGCAGGTGTCGTAGAAGAGAGTCCGGATCCGGACGACCAACTTACATTGAGAGTTTGA
- a CDS encoding sulfatase, whose translation MKIRTLLLMSLLSIITLVCGQSRGWSADQPNILFIIADDASRDSFGAYGANYVKTPNFDRIASEGVLFSQAYNCNPKCSPARACLLTGRYSWQLEEACNHQPFLSEKWQFYPWILKEQAGYSIGYTGKGWGPGIWQGNVAGKANTDNPAGPAWNKISAKPPYKGISNIDYAANFTAFLDSLDDDAPFCFWLGTKEPHRGYELDSWKRDGRDLSEVTVPDYFPDTETIRGDLADYAIEVEWFDTHIGRALEELQRRGRLENTLIIATSDHGMPFPRVKGQIYDDGFHVPFAVRWGDRVKAGRTVTDFITFPDVAPTILEVAGVAAPDQVTGQSFLPQLLSEESGRIDPERNYTLLGKERHDIGRTDGELLSVGYPSRAIRTDDWLYVRNFKPQRWPVGDPQFGFLNCDGSPTKSYLTGLTVGHEHYHFFELAFGKRPEQELYAIEADPDCVKNLAVDPQHVAIVEQLWNQLQEKLEAQGDPRINGNGEIFDFYPNRSIERQQQLYKRPDWNPVEEFERRYGSGSVGLK comes from the coding sequence ATGAAGATTCGCACTCTGCTTCTAATGTCGCTGCTTTCTATCATCACCCTGGTTTGCGGGCAGAGCAGGGGATGGAGCGCTGATCAGCCCAACATTCTCTTCATCATTGCAGACGATGCCTCTCGCGACAGCTTTGGAGCTTACGGAGCAAACTACGTCAAGACGCCGAATTTCGATCGCATCGCCAGTGAGGGTGTGCTCTTCAGCCAAGCTTATAACTGCAATCCAAAATGCTCACCAGCACGTGCTTGTCTCCTAACAGGCCGCTACTCTTGGCAGCTGGAAGAAGCCTGTAATCACCAACCTTTCCTCTCGGAGAAATGGCAGTTTTATCCATGGATTCTCAAGGAACAGGCAGGCTACTCCATTGGATATACAGGGAAGGGCTGGGGACCGGGTATTTGGCAAGGGAATGTCGCTGGCAAGGCGAATACAGATAATCCTGCCGGCCCAGCATGGAACAAGATTTCTGCAAAGCCTCCCTACAAGGGCATATCGAATATTGATTACGCCGCCAACTTCACCGCCTTTCTCGATAGTCTCGACGACGATGCCCCATTCTGTTTCTGGCTCGGGACAAAGGAACCACACCGCGGTTACGAGTTAGACAGTTGGAAGCGAGATGGTCGTGATCTTTCGGAAGTCACCGTCCCCGATTATTTCCCTGATACAGAAACGATCCGAGGTGACCTTGCTGACTACGCAATCGAAGTTGAATGGTTTGATACGCATATCGGACGCGCACTTGAAGAGTTGCAGCGTCGTGGTCGGCTTGAAAACACTCTGATCATCGCCACGTCGGACCACGGCATGCCGTTTCCGCGAGTGAAAGGGCAAATCTACGACGATGGATTCCATGTTCCATTCGCAGTTCGGTGGGGAGACCGTGTGAAAGCTGGCCGAACCGTGACAGATTTCATCACGTTTCCGGATGTCGCCCCGACGATTCTCGAAGTTGCCGGAGTCGCTGCTCCAGATCAAGTGACCGGTCAGAGCTTTTTGCCTCAGCTACTTTCGGAAGAATCCGGACGCATCGACCCTGAGCGCAACTACACGTTGCTTGGAAAAGAACGCCATGACATCGGACGGACAGACGGAGAACTCCTGTCAGTCGGGTATCCCTCCCGAGCAATCCGCACGGACGACTGGCTTTATGTCCGAAATTTTAAGCCGCAAAGGTGGCCAGTTGGAGATCCGCAATTTGGTTTCCTTAACTGCGATGGTTCCCCAACGAAGAGCTATCTGACCGGACTCACAGTTGGTCACGAGCACTATCATTTCTTCGAACTTGCTTTCGGAAAACGCCCCGAGCAAGAGCTGTATGCAATCGAGGCTGACCCGGACTGCGTGAAGAACTTGGCCGTCGATCCTCAACACGTCGCAATCGTTGAACAGCTGTGGAACCAATTGCAGGAAAAACTCGAAGCACAGGGCGACCCACGCATCAACGGGAACGGCGAGATCTTCGATTTCTATCCCAACCGATCCATCGAGCGGCAACAGCAACTCTACAAGCGCCCCGACTGGAACCCAGTTGAAGAATTCGAACGCCGATATGGCTCCGGTTCCGTCGGCCTCAAATAG